One stretch of Bacteroidota bacterium DNA includes these proteins:
- a CDS encoding glycosyl hydrolase 53 family protein, with protein sequence MNSSLQLIYSVLISIVVFTSLQGQSKFIIGADVSYLDQIERHGGVHKDSGKIKDVLQILKDHGYTHIRLRIWHTPVDSINDLTSTISIAKRAKLLNMKLLLDFHYSDTWADPANQTKPKVWQNSSFAALKESVYTYTRSVLLRMKNENVYPEMIQIGNETICGMLWYDGNVCGSYNNATQWSQYAALVKEGVRAIRETENDSGSTKIILHIDKGGDSNASQWFFDNITAQQIPFDIIGLSFYPWWHGTFSQLDDNIRSLISRYSKQVLVVETAYPWTLQWNDNSTNIVGSESQLLSGYPATPDGQAKFLKDLSSLLMMIPDGKAFGLFYWAPEYIVAPGMGSVWENVTLFNFSGDALKSVGAITAVQENIYKTERPLEFNLFQNYPNPFNGKTVMQFSLSHADNISIKIFDQLGRELGTITDQWFNAGMNSVTFNAVNLPSGLYICRLSAKTTVQAGKIVLIK encoded by the coding sequence ATGAATTCTTCTCTTCAATTAATTTATTCAGTTCTTATCTCTATTGTAGTGTTTACCTCACTTCAAGGACAATCAAAATTCATCATTGGAGCCGACGTTTCGTATCTCGACCAGATCGAACGACATGGAGGAGTACATAAAGACAGTGGTAAAATAAAAGATGTCTTGCAGATTCTGAAAGATCATGGATATACGCATATTCGTTTGCGCATTTGGCACACACCGGTTGATAGTATCAATGACTTAACGAGCACAATATCCATTGCCAAGAGGGCCAAATTATTGAATATGAAATTACTATTGGATTTCCATTATTCGGATACGTGGGCCGATCCTGCAAATCAAACAAAACCAAAAGTATGGCAAAATTCATCATTTGCCGCATTGAAAGAGAGTGTATATACATACACCCGTTCTGTTTTACTGAGAATGAAAAATGAAAATGTCTACCCGGAGATGATTCAAATAGGGAATGAAACTATTTGCGGAATGTTATGGTATGACGGAAATGTCTGTGGCAGCTATAATAATGCTACACAATGGTCTCAATATGCCGCGCTTGTCAAAGAAGGAGTTCGTGCTATCCGTGAGACTGAAAACGACAGTGGATCCACAAAGATCATTCTTCATATTGATAAAGGAGGAGACAGCAATGCAAGTCAGTGGTTTTTTGACAACATCACTGCGCAACAAATTCCATTTGATATTATCGGACTATCTTTTTATCCATGGTGGCATGGTACGTTCTCTCAACTTGATGATAATATAAGATCGTTAATCAGCAGATATTCAAAACAAGTTCTTGTGGTCGAAACCGCTTATCCATGGACGCTGCAATGGAATGATAATAGTACCAATATTGTTGGATCGGAGAGTCAACTTTTATCGGGATATCCGGCAACGCCCGATGGTCAGGCGAAATTTCTGAAAGATCTATCCTCGCTCTTAATGATGATACCTGATGGGAAAGCGTTTGGTCTTTTTTATTGGGCTCCGGAATATATCGTTGCTCCCGGAATGGGTTCTGTTTGGGAAAATGTAACACTCTTTAATTTTTCAGGCGATGCATTAAAATCTGTCGGGGCAATCACGGCAGTGCAAGAGAATATTTACAAAACGGAACGTCCATTAGAATTCAATCTCTTTCAAAACTATCCCAATCCATTTAATGGAAAAACAGTGATGCAATTTTCCCTTTCACATGCTGACAATATCAGCATCAAGATTTTTGATCAATTGGGAAGGGAATTAGGAACAATTACAGATCAATGGTTCAATGCAGGGATGAATTCGGTAACATTTAATGCAGTCAATCTTCCGAGTGGTTTGTATATTTGCAGATTGAGTGCAAAAACAACTGTTCAAGCAGGGAAAATTGTTCTGATCAAATAA
- a CDS encoding ATP-dependent Clp protease adaptor ClpS, translating into MTDQITQTEEEVIDEVKTQHPAKAILFNDEVHTFDEVINQIIKATGCDLPTAERMTLEVHHTGKSCVFTGELVKCLQVTSILEEIELMTQVEV; encoded by the coding sequence ATGACTGACCAAATTACCCAAACCGAAGAAGAAGTCATCGACGAGGTCAAAACGCAGCATCCTGCGAAAGCGATCTTGTTCAACGATGAGGTGCATACCTTTGACGAAGTAATCAATCAGATCATAAAAGCGACTGGATGTGACCTGCCAACCGCAGAGCGAATGACACTTGAAGTCCATCATACCGGAAAATCATGTGTATTCACCGGTGAATTGGTCAAATGTCTTCAAGTAACTAGCATTCTTGAAGAAATTGAATTGATGACACAGGTCGAAGTTTAG
- the alaS gene encoding alanine--tRNA ligase: MTSREIRQSFLDFFKSKQHTIVHSAPVIPHGDPTLLFTNAGMNQFKEIFLGTGKRDYTRAADTQKCIRVSGKHNDLEEVGRDTYHHTLFEMLGNWSFGDYYKKEAIAWAWELLTERWKMPKERLWVTVYKTDEEAAKIWEQYIDPSRILRFGEKENFWEMGDTGPCGPCSEIHIDLTHRGDAPEALVNAGSPELIEIWNLVFIQYNRNTDGTLTELPAKHVDTGMGFERVCAVMESMKSSFKKFPSNYDSDVFTPIIAKISEIAQKGYKASHSDTDVAMRVVADHIRALTFAIGDGATPSNEGRGYVLRRILRRASRWGRKLDLREPFMYQLVQTLVDTMSDVFPEIKEHQSHIERVIKSEEESFNQTLDRGLEIFEQTVEGLKQSKVFPGEAAFKLYDTFGFPLDLTQLLCSERGLSVDAATFAQLMDEQRERSRDSKLHGGGDISESERIAIQSKESARQISTELFEKEFQFLGYELTETRAAILNSEKNLVVLNATPFYAESGGQLGDAGEIVIDGISFPVVDTQKSGKVHVHILGTDIPKYSARYEAVAKVDPKRRYSIMRNHTATHLMHAALRQTLGTHVHQAGSLVAPDYLRFDFAHFAKVGEQELIEIENIVNEKIKENVLLQHHRNIPFDDAKKMGALMFFGDKYGDRVNVVQFGDFSKEFCGGIHVKNTGEIGYFKIRTEASSASGVRRVEALTYDYALEYLKLQNKTYRERIELSYDMIDGIQEMHTALGASSPFSNEKVLGLDTTLRKFEDLPEIPQNIVTEDLKKEFADQLSRFHSLENYILELSDKKKIIEKEKAKAAVQSASGNIDQLVQSAGSLNGFKVISSRIAAQDMDALKSLGDNLRAKIGSGIGLLASVIDEKVALVCIVSDDLIKTKNLQAGKVVGIIAKQLNGGGGGKPHLATAGGKDVAKLDDTLKNFSDVVKGMLN; encoded by the coding sequence ATGACATCACGCGAAATTCGACAATCTTTTTTAGATTTTTTCAAATCAAAACAACATACCATTGTTCACAGTGCGCCGGTAATTCCCCATGGCGATCCGACATTACTCTTTACCAATGCCGGAATGAATCAATTCAAAGAAATTTTCCTTGGGACAGGTAAACGTGATTATACACGCGCAGCCGATACACAAAAGTGTATTCGTGTCAGCGGAAAACATAACGACCTTGAAGAGGTTGGACGCGATACCTATCACCATACGTTATTCGAAATGCTTGGCAACTGGTCGTTTGGCGACTACTATAAAAAAGAAGCAATTGCCTGGGCATGGGAATTATTGACAGAACGTTGGAAGATGCCGAAAGAACGTCTCTGGGTTACTGTTTATAAGACAGATGAAGAAGCCGCAAAAATCTGGGAACAATATATTGATCCATCCCGAATTCTTCGTTTTGGTGAGAAAGAAAATTTCTGGGAAATGGGTGATACAGGACCATGCGGCCCTTGTTCTGAAATCCACATCGATCTGACCCACCGTGGTGATGCACCGGAAGCATTGGTGAATGCAGGATCGCCTGAACTCATCGAGATTTGGAACCTCGTGTTCATTCAATACAATCGTAATACAGACGGTACTTTGACCGAACTTCCGGCGAAGCATGTCGATACAGGAATGGGATTCGAACGTGTTTGCGCAGTGATGGAATCAATGAAGTCCAGTTTCAAAAAATTCCCGTCGAACTATGATTCCGATGTTTTTACGCCGATCATCGCAAAAATTTCTGAGATTGCCCAAAAAGGATATAAAGCAAGTCATTCGGATACAGATGTTGCTATGCGCGTTGTTGCAGATCATATCCGCGCTTTAACATTTGCCATCGGCGATGGAGCAACCCCCTCCAACGAAGGACGTGGATATGTACTTCGCCGAATTCTTCGCCGCGCATCGCGCTGGGGACGAAAGCTCGACCTTCGTGAGCCATTCATGTATCAGCTTGTGCAAACACTCGTTGATACCATGAGCGATGTATTCCCGGAAATCAAAGAACATCAATCACACATTGAACGCGTTATTAAAAGTGAAGAAGAGAGTTTCAACCAAACACTTGACCGCGGTTTGGAGATATTTGAACAGACTGTTGAAGGATTAAAACAGTCAAAAGTATTTCCCGGCGAAGCGGCATTCAAATTATATGATACGTTTGGATTTCCGCTGGACTTGACTCAACTGCTCTGTTCAGAACGCGGACTTTCCGTTGACGCAGCAACATTTGCGCAATTGATGGATGAACAGCGCGAACGTTCGCGTGATTCAAAATTGCACGGCGGCGGCGATATCTCTGAAAGCGAACGTATTGCGATTCAAAGTAAAGAATCTGCCCGTCAAATCTCCACCGAGTTATTCGAAAAGGAGTTCCAGTTCTTAGGATATGAACTGACGGAGACACGCGCTGCTATATTAAATTCCGAAAAGAATCTCGTCGTATTAAATGCCACCCCATTTTATGCAGAATCCGGTGGACAACTCGGAGATGCAGGCGAAATCGTCATCGATGGAATATCATTTCCGGTCGTCGACACACAGAAAAGCGGGAAGGTTCATGTTCATATTCTTGGGACTGACATACCGAAATATTCCGCCCGATACGAGGCAGTCGCAAAGGTCGATCCGAAACGACGATATTCCATCATGCGGAATCATACCGCAACACACTTGATGCATGCCGCATTGCGTCAAACATTGGGAACACACGTCCATCAGGCCGGTTCGCTCGTTGCTCCTGATTATCTCCGATTTGACTTTGCACATTTTGCCAAGGTTGGTGAACAGGAATTGATTGAAATTGAGAACATCGTCAACGAAAAAATTAAAGAGAATGTCCTGTTACAGCATCATCGTAACATTCCATTCGATGATGCAAAGAAAATGGGTGCTTTAATGTTCTTCGGAGATAAATATGGAGATCGGGTGAATGTTGTGCAGTTTGGTGATTTCAGCAAAGAATTCTGCGGTGGTATCCATGTGAAAAATACCGGTGAAATTGGGTATTTTAAAATACGGACAGAGGCGAGCAGTGCAAGCGGCGTTCGACGTGTGGAAGCATTGACGTATGATTATGCTCTTGAATATCTTAAACTGCAAAACAAAACATATAGAGAACGAATTGAGCTTTCGTACGACATGATTGATGGCATTCAAGAAATGCATACCGCTCTTGGAGCTTCGTCCCCTTTTTCCAACGAAAAGGTTCTTGGATTGGATACAACATTGAGGAAATTTGAAGATCTTCCTGAAATTCCGCAGAACATCGTTACCGAGGATCTCAAGAAGGAATTTGCAGACCAACTCAGCCGCTTCCATTCGTTGGAAAACTACATTTTAGAATTAAGTGATAAGAAAAAGATCATAGAAAAAGAAAAAGCGAAGGCAGCAGTCCAATCCGCAAGCGGAAACATCGATCAATTGGTACAATCGGCTGGTTCACTAAATGGATTCAAAGTGATCAGCTCCAGGATTGCAGCACAAGATATGGATGCACTCAAATCGCTCGGAGACAATCTGCGTGCAAAAATCGGCAGCGGCATCGGTCTTCTTGCATCTGTCATTGATGAAAAGGTCGCCCTCGTCTGCATTGTCAGCGACGATCTTATTAAAACAAAGAATCTTCAGGCGGGTAAAGTCGTCGGTATTATTGCAAAACAATTGAATGGCGGAGGCGGCGGGAAACCACATCTTGCGACCGCCGGTGGAAAAGATGTAGCAAAATTGGACGACACATTGAAGAATTTTTCCGATGTCGTGAAAGGAATGTTGAATTAA
- a CDS encoding geranylgeranylglyceryl/heptaprenylglyceryl phosphate synthase, translating to MSIYEKLLSTSKSKGAGYFVLIDPDKIGTDKLPSFVEQATEAGVDAFLVGGSLIVDDSFEHCITSIKQHTLLPVVIFPGGVMQISKHADAILFLSLLSGRNPEQLIGNQVLAAPIVKKIGLEAISTAYMLVESGKTTSAEFISNTRPLPRHKPDIAVAHALAAEILGFKMIYLEAGSGAEQSVPEEMIGAIAKHCSVPLIVGGGMRTPDEAHKKVQAGAKFIVTGTILEKNGNANLMKEFASAIHNS from the coding sequence ATGTCTATTTACGAAAAACTTCTCTCGACTTCGAAATCCAAAGGGGCTGGTTATTTTGTTCTGATTGATCCTGACAAAATTGGAACAGACAAACTTCCCTCCTTTGTAGAGCAAGCAACCGAAGCCGGGGTCGATGCATTCCTTGTCGGCGGCAGTTTGATTGTAGACGATTCGTTTGAACATTGCATTACATCAATCAAACAGCATACATTACTCCCCGTGGTAATCTTTCCCGGTGGAGTGATGCAGATATCAAAACATGCTGATGCAATTTTATTTTTATCTCTCTTAAGCGGCAGAAACCCCGAACAATTAATTGGCAATCAAGTACTTGCAGCACCGATTGTTAAAAAGATTGGTTTGGAAGCAATTTCAACTGCATATATGCTTGTTGAATCCGGCAAAACAACCTCAGCAGAATTTATCAGCAACACCCGCCCGCTCCCCCGACATAAGCCGGATATCGCAGTAGCACATGCATTGGCGGCGGAGATTCTTGGTTTTAAAATGATCTATCTTGAAGCGGGATCGGGCGCAGAACAATCCGTTCCCGAAGAAATGATCGGCGCTATTGCCAAACATTGCTCTGTCCCTCTCATTGTTGGCGGTGGAATGCGAACACCAGATGAAGCACATAAGAAAGTACAAGCCGGTGCAAAGTTCATCGTTACCGGAACTATTCTTGAAAAGAATGGCAACGCAAATTTAATGAAAGAATTTGCCTCAGCCATTCATAATTCATAA
- a CDS encoding D-sedoheptulose 7-phosphate isomerase, producing MAHLPLTLLYRQSFIQDSLKASAETKLKIAEQCNGDISKAIDIIIKAFNNKKKVLLCGNGGSAADAQHLATEFVIRLSPNIKRPGLPAIALTTDASNLTAGANDIGYDNVFARSIEALGNEGDVLIGISTSGNSASVNNAFSKAREMKISTIGFLGKDGGNAKELCDLAIIVPSNDTQRIQEGHITIGHIIFQEVEQEMFG from the coding sequence ATGGCCCATTTACCACTCACGCTTCTTTATCGTCAATCATTCATTCAGGATTCGCTGAAAGCCAGCGCTGAGACGAAATTAAAGATTGCAGAACAATGTAATGGTGATATTTCCAAAGCAATCGACATCATCATCAAAGCATTCAATAATAAAAAGAAAGTCCTTCTTTGCGGCAATGGCGGAAGCGCGGCCGATGCTCAGCATCTCGCAACGGAATTCGTTATACGACTTTCACCCAACATTAAGCGACCCGGGCTGCCGGCGATTGCATTGACAACCGATGCTTCCAATCTGACAGCTGGTGCCAATGATATTGGCTATGATAATGTGTTTGCCCGTTCCATCGAAGCATTAGGAAACGAGGGAGATGTATTAATCGGAATTTCTACAAGTGGAAATTCCGCCAGCGTAAACAATGCGTTTAGTAAAGCGCGGGAAATGAAAATCTCAACCATCGGTTTTCTTGGTAAAGATGGGGGAAATGCAAAAGAATTGTGCGATCTTGCCATTATTGTTCCTTCCAATGATACACAACGAATTCAGGAAGGTCACATCACCATCGGCCACATTATCTTCCAAGAAGTTGAACAAGAAATGTTTGGTTAA
- the recR gene encoding recombination mediator RecR has translation MIFTSETIEQLIEEFASLPSIGRKTAQRLAMHILKMPREEVVNFSKILIDVKDKVRYCTVCFNITESDPCSICASQKRNRKIICVVEEPNDVIAVEKTHEFNGLYHVLGGALSPLDGVGPEDLKVRELLTRLNDDVQEIILALNPNVEGETTTLYLAKLLKPLSMKVTRIARGLPIGSDLEFADEATLTRALEGRVAL, from the coding sequence ATGATCTTTACGTCGGAGACAATCGAACAACTTATTGAAGAATTTGCCTCGCTTCCGAGCATCGGTCGCAAAACTGCGCAACGTTTGGCAATGCATATCCTAAAAATGCCGCGCGAAGAAGTAGTGAATTTTTCAAAAATTTTGATCGATGTGAAAGACAAAGTGCGTTATTGTACCGTTTGCTTCAATATCACGGAAAGCGATCCGTGCTCCATCTGCGCCAGTCAAAAGAGGAATCGTAAGATCATCTGTGTTGTGGAAGAACCGAATGATGTGATTGCTGTTGAAAAGACTCATGAGTTCAATGGATTATATCATGTGCTTGGCGGTGCTCTTTCACCATTGGATGGAGTTGGACCGGAAGATTTGAAAGTGCGGGAACTCTTAACGCGCCTGAATGATGATGTGCAGGAAATTATTCTTGCTCTTAATCCAAATGTAGAGGGAGAAACAACTACTCTTTATTTGGCAAAGCTATTAAAACCTCTTTCTATGAAAGTGACGCGCATAGCACGTGGACTTCCTATCGGTAGCGATCTTGAATTTGCAGATGAAGCAACCTTAACTCGCGCGCTGGAGGGAAGAGTTGCGCTCTAA
- the pheA gene encoding prephenate dehydratase — MKKITASFQGEYGAFSEQAAIAYFQNDCTAVPRENFRDVFDDVRKGRSDFGVIPIENSLFGSVHQNFDLLQEYSLNIVGEIKLRIKMNLMALPTTTLSNIRNVYSHPQALGQSDVYLRTLKNVKLHQFYDTAGAAKMIATKQLTTSAAIASEQAARHYSLKILKKGIETDHRNFTRFIILSKRKSHPAQHAKTSLIFATKHVPGSLVHCLSLFADRKINLLKIESRPFVGKPWEYLFFVDVESDQNDRDFVSAFKELKKMTSSVKILGSYEIGKVVQ; from the coding sequence ATGAAAAAAATTACTGCCTCATTTCAGGGTGAATACGGAGCATTCAGCGAACAGGCCGCTATTGCTTATTTTCAAAATGATTGCACCGCTGTCCCACGTGAGAACTTTCGTGATGTGTTTGATGATGTCCGAAAAGGTCGATCTGATTTTGGGGTAATTCCGATCGAAAATTCATTATTCGGAAGCGTGCATCAAAATTTCGATCTCCTACAGGAATATTCCTTGAACATAGTCGGTGAGATTAAATTACGGATTAAAATGAATTTAATGGCACTGCCGACGACAACATTAAGTAATATTCGGAATGTGTATTCACACCCTCAAGCATTAGGCCAAAGTGATGTATATTTACGGACGTTGAAAAATGTAAAACTCCATCAGTTTTATGATACGGCTGGAGCGGCAAAAATGATTGCCACAAAGCAATTAACTACATCAGCAGCGATAGCCAGCGAGCAGGCAGCAAGACATTATTCTCTCAAGATTCTTAAAAAAGGGATTGAGACCGATCATCGCAATTTTACCAGATTCATTATTCTGTCCAAAAGGAAATCACATCCGGCACAACACGCTAAGACATCGCTTATCTTTGCGACAAAGCATGTTCCCGGTTCACTGGTACATTGCCTCTCCCTTTTTGCAGACCGGAAGATCAATCTTTTAAAGATAGAATCTCGTCCATTCGTCGGCAAGCCATGGGAATATTTATTTTTTGTGGATGTAGAATCCGATCAAAATGATCGCGACTTTGTTTCTGCATTCAAAGAATTGAAAAAAATGACCTCCTCCGTTAAAATTCTTGGGTCATATGAAATTGGCAAGGTGGTACAATAA
- a CDS encoding permease-like cell division protein FtsX produces MAIFYSLKEGVSGFKRARLSSVITIFTMTIALLLLGLFAIIYRNTNSIIQSFRDKVEMEVFIASEADSAQSAKIRSTLLDVPGIVSSTYISKEDAAKIFKKEFGEDINSVLDFNPLPASYKLRLADDYKNSDSAKIVFSALSAINGVDDVVYRKTLLEILDRRVKIFIGASAAIGLTLLIAAIFLVSNTIRLTIYAKRKVITTMKLVGATRGFIRMPFLIEGILHGLLGGALSAGLIWSIIYLAKTFVSKELSEFFSVEIYFYLAMMCFGMILGLLGSGWSVKRFISENIVMQ; encoded by the coding sequence ATGGCAATCTTTTATTCCCTAAAAGAGGGTGTCTCAGGATTTAAGCGTGCTCGGCTTTCATCCGTCATCACAATTTTTACAATGACCATAGCCTTGCTGCTGTTGGGATTGTTTGCAATCATTTATCGCAACACAAATTCCATCATTCAGTCATTTCGTGATAAGGTGGAGATGGAAGTCTTTATTGCATCCGAAGCAGATTCAGCACAATCAGCAAAGATTAGATCCACATTGTTGGATGTCCCCGGCATTGTCAGTTCCACATATATTTCCAAAGAGGATGCAGCAAAAATATTTAAAAAAGAGTTTGGCGAAGATATCAATTCTGTTTTGGACTTCAATCCACTCCCAGCCTCCTACAAGCTTCGTCTTGCCGATGACTATAAGAACTCGGACAGTGCAAAAATAGTCTTTTCCGCATTATCGGCAATCAACGGTGTTGACGACGTTGTTTATAGAAAAACTCTTTTGGAAATTCTTGATCGAAGAGTGAAAATCTTCATCGGTGCAAGTGCTGCTATCGGATTGACATTGCTTATTGCTGCAATATTCCTTGTCTCCAATACGATCCGTTTAACGATTTATGCAAAACGGAAAGTGATCACGACAATGAAACTTGTTGGCGCGACGCGCGGTTTCATTCGCATGCCGTTTTTGATTGAAGGAATCTTGCATGGATTATTAGGAGGTGCTCTTTCTGCCGGATTGATTTGGAGTATTATCTATCTTGCAAAAACATTTGTGAGCAAGGAACTCTCTGAATTTTTTTCCGTTGAAATATATTTTTATCTTGCTATGATGTGTTTTGGAATGATTCTCGGTCTGCTTGGAAGCGGTTGGTCGGTAAAAAGATTTATTTCAGAAAATATCGTAATGCAGTAA
- a CDS encoding succinate dehydrogenase/fumarate reductase iron-sulfur subunit, with protein sequence MKLTLKVWRQKDKNDEGRFIEYTAKEVSPDMSFLEMLDVVNIDLVKIGETPIVFDHDCREGICGSCGMMINGRAHGPGRGIATCQLHMRSFNDGDEIVIEPWRATAFPVLKDLMVDRTAMDRIMQAGGYTSAKTGGIPDGNSILVPKPVADEAFDAAACIGCGACVAACPNSSAMLFVGAKVSQLALLPQGQAEREVRVTRMVAQMDEEKFGSCSNTYACEAECPKGISVTHIARLNREFISAQF encoded by the coding sequence ATGAAACTCACGCTTAAAGTTTGGCGACAAAAAGATAAGAATGACGAAGGCCGTTTTATTGAATATACAGCGAAAGAAGTATCTCCGGATATGTCGTTTCTTGAAATGCTTGATGTCGTCAATATCGATCTCGTCAAAATAGGGGAAACACCGATTGTATTCGACCATGACTGCCGCGAAGGAATTTGCGGAAGCTGTGGAATGATGATTAATGGACGAGCTCACGGTCCGGGACGTGGAATTGCGACATGTCAATTACATATGCGTAGTTTCAACGATGGTGACGAGATTGTCATCGAACCGTGGCGTGCTACTGCATTTCCTGTCTTGAAGGATTTGATGGTCGATCGCACTGCCATGGATCGCATTATGCAAGCCGGCGGTTACACATCAGCAAAAACAGGCGGAATACCTGATGGAAACTCGATTCTGGTGCCCAAACCGGTAGCGGATGAAGCATTTGATGCCGCAGCATGTATCGGCTGCGGTGCTTGTGTTGCGGCTTGTCCGAACTCTTCTGCAATGTTATTTGTTGGTGCAAAAGTTTCGCAATTGGCACTATTGCCGCAGGGACAAGCAGAACGGGAAGTACGCGTCACACGAATGGTTGCACAAATGGATGAAGAAAAATTTGGAAGCTGTTCAAATACCTATGCGTGCGAAGCGGAATGTCCAAAAGGGATTTCGGTCACTCATATTGCGCGGTTGAACAGAGAATTTATCTCAGCGCAATTTTAA